In one window of Helianthus annuus cultivar XRQ/B chromosome 17, HanXRQr2.0-SUNRISE, whole genome shotgun sequence DNA:
- the LOC110921162 gene encoding LOW QUALITY PROTEIN: chloroplast sensor kinase, chloroplastic (The sequence of the model RefSeq protein was modified relative to this genomic sequence to represent the inferred CDS: inserted 1 base in 1 codon): MILSISPQFHHNLHHHHHLRRHVTHVAYKSSTTTTAVHCNNPNTTAALRQVSISTNNNNNDGNNNTDKCEDDDVMVTSATAIAAAIRKASTSPVEFVQRSEKNGNNKALVLPSSDFQTLCVEQMDLFRRIVDPDALLSVYVRPAGSYVMDRLELRRVTVYPGRNAAEILILVGDFSIPTGLRAAEASLLKQQAEFIPESRALVFPMVKHPFVVGFLVAEIPKLEIQKEEDDIKQGAYPYAISKSWEIQNFVDRTPELHNFSAEQRLNAINISRSIAMAYVMDQKAMLLQQSSWQNNVRMSNLVEQIRGPLSSIRTLSKMLSVNVKKNEISYDIAEDIMVISDGMRDTLQQLQDAVHMTKTNIIRYNEENLVKIDESTHESMRSQLSNFFSNDTSTPTGREYGGPFSLSSKSGDLEMPMPPMALAPLLNQNIRPCNASDVLSDLVGALKPLAHKQQRIVEACEIPELLEVAVEEPALRQALSNLIEGALLRTNVGGMVEIVSTSAPAGGVLIIIDDDGPDMHYMTQMHSLTPFGADLSSKGMVXRQHDMELYSRVNCCPRDIGKLRLCPQSDFPSDG; this comes from the exons ATGATTCTCTCAATCTCACCTCAATTTCACCACAAtcttcatcaccaccaccatctccgtCGTCACGTGACTCACGTGGCTTACAAATCATCCACCACAACCACCGCCGTTCACTGCAACAACCCTAACACCACTGCAGCACTCCGTCAAGTCAGTATCAGtactaataataacaataatgatGGTAATAATAACACTGACAAATGCGAAGATGATGACGTCATGGTAACCTCCGCCACCGCAATCGCCGCCGCTATTCGTAAAGCGTCAACGTCCCCGGTGGAATTCGTGCAGAGGAGTGAGAAGAACGGGAATAATAAAGCGCTTGTGCTTCCGAGTTCTGATTTTCAGACGCTTTGTGTTGAACAGATGGATTTGTTTCGTCGGATTGTGGATCCTGACGCTCTGTTATCG GTTTATGTGAGACCGGCTGGTAGTTATGTTATGGACAGACTAGAGCTGCGTAGAGTTACTGTCTATCCTGGAAGAAATGCGGCTGAAATACTAATATTAGTCGGTGATTTTAGCATCCCAACAGGATTAAGAGCAGCAGAAGCTTCTCTCTTGAAACAGCAG GCAGAATTTATTCCCGAGTCCCGGGCTTTGGTTTTCCCGATGGTGAAGCACCCGTTTGTTGTCGGTTTTTTGGTTGCTGAAATTCCGAAACTAGAAATacagaaagaagaagatgatataAAACAAGGCGCATACCCGTATGCAATCTCAAAATCATGGGAAATTCAAAATTTTGTAGATAGGACACCGGAATTGCACAATTTTTCCGCTGAACAGAGATTAAACGCGATAAACATTTCCCGCTCCATCGCTATGGCATATGTTATGGACCAG AAAGCAATGTTACTTCAGCAATCTTCATGGCAAAACAATGTTAGGATGAGTAATCTTGTTGAGCAA ATTCGTGGTCCACTTTCTAGCATTCGTACTTTAAGCAAAATGTTGTCTGTCAATGTGAAGAAAAATGAG ATTTCATATGATATTGCTGAGGACATAATGGTAATAAGCGATGGTATGAGAGACACTCTTCAACAACTGCAAGACGCCGTTCATATGACAAAG ACTAATATAATTCGCTACAACGAAGAAAATCTAGTGAAAATAGACGAGTCAACCCACGAGTCAATGAGGTCTCAGTTGTCCAATTTTTTCTCTAATGACACTTCTACCCCCACGGGGCGTGAGTATGGTGGGCCATTCTCTCTCTCTTCAAAATCCGGAGATTTGGAAATGCCCATGCCACCTATGGCACTTGCACCTTTGTTAAATCAGAATATTAG GCCATGCAATGCATCTGATGTACTCTCTGATCTTGTGGGTGCACTCAAACCGCTGGCTCATAAACAACAACGTATCGTAGAAGCATGTGAAATTCCTGAATTGTTGGAGGTTGCAGTTGAAGAACCTGCTTTGCGCCAGGCGTTAAGCAATTTAATCGAGGGTGCTTTATTGCGCACGAATGTTGGAGGAATGGTTGAGATTGTGTCCACGTCAGCGCCAGCTGGTGGTGTTCTTATCATAATCGATGATGATGGACCCGACATGCACTACATG ACGCAAATGCATTCGCTTACACCATTTGGAGCGGATCTTTCGTCAAAAGGTATGG GAAGACAACATGACATGGAACTTTATAGCAGGGTTAACTGTTGCCCGCGAGATATTGGAAAATTACGGTTGTGTCCTCAGAGTGATTTCCCCTCGGATGGTTGA